The Kluyveromyces marxianus DMKU3-1042 DNA, complete genome, chromosome 6 genome window below encodes:
- the PST2 gene encoding flavodoxin-like fold family protein, giving the protein MAKVAIIIYSMYGHVAKTAEAEKKGIEAAGGSADIYQVPETLSDEVLGLMHAPAKPDYPIASPDTLTEYDAFLFGVPTRFGNFPAQWKAFWDSTGGLWATGALHGKAAGFFVSTGTGGGNEVTIVNALSTLAHHGIIFVPLGYKNAFGELTTLSETHGGSPWGAGVIAGADGSRSPSELELKIHEIQGKTFYETVQKF; this is encoded by the coding sequence atggCTAAGGTTGCTATCATCATCTACTCTATGTACGGCCATGTTGCCAAGACAGCTGAAGCTGAGAAGAAGGGTATCGAAGCCGCTGGTGGTTCAGCTGACATCTACCAAGTTCCAGAGACTTTGTCTGATGAAGTTTTGGGTTTGATGCATGCTCCAGCAAAGCCAGACTACCCAATTGCCTCTCCAGACACCTTGACTGAATACGATGCCTTCTTGTTCGGTGTGCCAACCAGATTCGGTAACTTCCCAGCTCAATGGAAGGCTTTCTGGGACTCTACTGGTGGTTTGTGGGCTACTGGTGCCTTGCATGGTAAGGCAGCTGGTTTCTTCGTCAGTACTGGtactggtggtggtaaCGAAGTCACCATTGTTAACGCTTTGTCTACTTTGGCCCACCACGGTATCATCTTCGTTCCATTGGGTTACAAGAACGCCTTTGGTGAATTGACTACCTTGTCCGAAACTCACGGTGGTTCGCCATGGGGTGCTGGTGTCATTGCTGGTGCCGACGGTTCCAGATCCCCATctgaattggaattgaaGATCCATGAAATCCAAGGTAAGACCTTCTACGAAACTGTTCAAAAGTTCTAA
- a CDS encoding regucalcin, with the protein MKTVEKYVHQEAPYYFDNGIRLSEGVTYVSKAKTLFWIDIYNALIHKVTDINDISTHSVWNATLENYEGSYPFDSSYPERIGVVFPIDNSRGVEDVYFGAKYGIAKMSYSTGKWEYVVPYANSGLQKDWKNLRSNDGNVSPDGEIFIGIMHDFHSDVDFKDPKGALFKINLPRRTCTLVLDKIMIPNAINWDKDAKYAYFTDSLNYSIFKFPYKGSNLVVEDKSLFVDVKKYNAQYESPEPDGSFIDPATDNIITAVWSTNSVQRYNTKGELVFKWVFPETSRVSCCALAEGHMFVTTANDVIDKDENPQGLGGSIYKIPNVSSYTGSSKNTPITS; encoded by the coding sequence ATGAAAACTGTGGAAAAATACGTTCACCAGGAAGCCCCATATTATTTTGACAATGGTATCAGATTATCCGAAGGTGTTACATATGTTTCAAAGGCTAAAACACTTTTTTGgatagatatatataatgcATTGATTCATAAGGTTACGGATATCAATGATATATCGACCCATAGTGTGTGGAATGCTACTCTAGAAAACTATGAGGGATCGTATCCCTTTGACTCTTCCTATCCTGAGAGAATAGGGGTCGTTTTTCCAATAGACAATAGTAGAGGTGTAGAAGATGTGTACTTTGGAGCCAAGTATGGGATTGCCAAGATGAGTTACTCTACAGGTAAATGGGAGTATGTAGTCCCTTATGCGAATTCTGGATTGCAAAAAGattggaagaatttgaGATCTAATGATGGAAATGTTTCACCGGATGGTGAAATATTCATTGGGATTATGCACGATTTCCATTCTGATGTGGATTTCAAAGACCCAAAAGGTGcacttttcaaaatcaatctTCCAAGAAGGACGTGCACGTTGGTGTTGGACAAGATAATGATTCCAAACGCCATCAATTGGGACAAAGACGCGAAATACGCGTATTTCActgattctttgaattaCTCTATATTCAAATTCCCCTACAAAGGCTCCAATTTAGTAGTGGAAGACAAATCTTTGTTCGTGGATGTAAAAAAGTACAATGCGCAATATGAGTCTCCAGAGCCCGACGGAAGCTTCATTGATCCTGCCACTGATAATATAATCACTGCAGTGTGGTCTACTAACTCTGTACAAAGATACAACACCAAGGGTGAATTAGTTTTCAAGTGGGTATTCCCTGAAACAAGCCGTGTTTCATGCTGTGCGCTTGCAGAAGGTCATATGTTCGTCACCACGGCCAATGATGTAATtgataaagatgaaaacCCCCAAGGTTTGGGAGGGTCAATCTACAAAATTCCTAACGTTTCTTCGTATACTGGGTCTTCCAAGAACACCCCAATTACCTCTTAA
- the ERC1 gene encoding MATE family efflux transporter, with translation MHLSEESRIASTVSSESDYGSTNNGKAASIDSPVPVSNTSVKSEAYYIFKTALPLVITFLLQSSLSTTALFYAGRLGAVELGGISIGNVTFAVTSAIFIGIATCLDTVCPQAFGAGNYEMVGLYFQRGVAISLVCSIPITAFWYKSDVVLSLLVKDSAIVTIAATYLRIIILTIPGFVVFECGKKYLQAQGDFITGQNILFLCAPLNVMLNYLFVIKLKLGYIGSPIAIVIVYSTMGFSLIGHIYYQVYRGKDFCWHPITKGFSAIFTNWKPLLSLALPGVIMLEAEFFAFEIITILSAGFGTQILAAQSIVATIQTFVFQLPFSCSVASSNRIAYHVGSGNITNCKVATKTVVLGVGTTTGIINFVFLYFGRFKVCSLFSNDPNLVKLAASLLKIVAINQVYDVFNVMAAGVLRAQGRQRIGGYLNIIAYYVVGLEIGALLAYYFKMQVKGLWLGLGLGILTLAIGENSFVYFSDWVSIVRKSKDLQHEV, from the coding sequence ATGCATTTAAGTGAAGAATCAAGAATAGCGTCCACAGTTAGCAGTGAGTCAGATTATGGCTCTACCAACAATGGTAAAGCTGCCTCCATTGATAGTCCAGTCCCAGTTTCTAATACCAGTGTTAAATCAGAGGCATACTATATATTCAAGACTGCTTTACCATTAGTTATAACGTTTTTATTGCAATCTTCACTTTCAACTACTGCTCTTTTCTACGCCGGTAGGCTTGGGGCAGTAGAACTAGGGGGGATCTCTATTGGTAATGTTACTTTCGCCGTCACTTCTGCAATTTTCATTGGAATAGCAACTTGTTTAGATACAGTGTGTCCGCAGGCATTCGGAGCAGGTAATTATGAAATGGTAGGCCTCTACTTTCAAAGGGGAGTGGCAATTTCCCTTGTCTGCTCGATACCGATTACCGCGTTTTGGTATAAGTCAGATGTGGTATTATCACTTTTAGTAAAAGACTCTGCCATCGTTACGATTGCGGCAACTTATCTAAGAATTATTATCCTAACAATTCCAGGGTTTGTGGTCTTTGAATGTGGTAAAAAATATTTGCAAGCGCAAGGGGACTTCATTACGGGTCAAAacattctctttctttgcgCGCCTTTGAACGTTATGTTAAACTACCTCTTTGTTATTAAGCTCAAACTAGGATATATTGGATCACCAATCGCCATAGTTATAGTTTATAGTACTATGggcttttctttgatagGTCATATATACTATCAAGTTTATCGCGGCAAAGACTTCTGTTGGCATCCAATCACGAAGGGCTTCTCTGCCATATTCACGAATTGGAAACCCTTGTTATCATTAGCACTACCTGGTGTTATCATGCTAGAAGCTGAATTCTTTGCATTTGAAATTATCACCATATTAAGTGCCGGATTTGGCACGCAAATCTTGGCTGCCCAAAGTATTGTAGCGACAATTCAAACTTTCGTATTCCAATTGCCATTTAGTTGCAGTGTTGCTTCATCGAATAGAATTGCGTATCACGTTGGATCTGGTAACATCACCAACTGTAAAGTTGCTACTAAAACTGTTGTTCTAGGTGTTGGTACTACAACAGGTATTATCAATTTTGTCTTTCTATATTTTGGACGGTTCAAAGTATGTTCGCTGTTTAGCAATGATCCAAACTTAGTGAAGTTGGCCGCTAGCTTATTAAAAATTGTTGCAATTAATCAAGTATATGATGTATTCAACGTTATGGCAGCAGGTGTTCTAAGAGCTCAAGGTAGGCAAAGGATAGGAGGctatttgaatattattGCATATTATGTTGTCGGTCTTGAGATTGGAGCGCTTCTTGCATATTACTTTAAGATGCAAGTAAAAGGCCTATGGTTAGGGCTAGGTTTAGGTATCTTAACTCTAGCCATTGGAGAAAACTCATTCGTATACTTTTCAGACTGGGTAAGTATCGTACGGAAATCAAAAGACTTACAGCATGAGGTTTAG
- a CDS encoding agmatinase, giving the protein MKKIILFLVPAFHALSTNAHLVKFNEQELPFQVQDEDLTAHSNGQKQKSLLYQLYGELLYPRNKNDIDAAVNSPRETKNQRVLINIDPEETDEEFKSMCSFYNEYDPDYPDDDFEDDLVLFSGIVSFAHVPIAQCFKNSSLAMDIAIVGAPFDTSVSYRPGARFGPNGIRQGSRRLGNGISPVRGFPGSRLRKLDPYHSGYSIVDCGDIPMTPFDNKVALNQLYRGQRALHNHKSLHHPENPPRIITLGGDHTITLMALRSAYEKYGKLSVIHFDSHLDTWDPKVIGGNISKRAGLNHGTFLHFAHENGYLSDDSNVHVGIRAPYVAPGFYDEQHDYECGFDKIVARDLDIISIPEVVSNIKTRVGDGPVYISVDIDVVDLASAPGTGTPETGGLTSRELLTILDGLEGLNVVGADIVEVLPAFDTNGDITTLIAAQVVDSILGLMTVDSVQE; this is encoded by the coding sequence atgaaaaaaattatcctttttcttgttccagCCTTCCATGCTCTAAGCACTAATGCTCATCTAGTCAAGTTTAACGAGCAAGAGTTGCCATTTCAAGTGCAGGATGAGGATTTGACTGCCCATTCTAATggacaaaaacaaaagtcATTGCTATACCAGTTGTACGGAGAATTACTATATCCACGGAATAAAAATGACATTGATGCCGCTGTCAATTCACCCAGAGAAACCAAGAACCAAAGGGTATTGATTAATATTGATCCTGAAGAAACTGATGAAGAGTTTAAATCGATGTGCTCCTTTTATAACGAATATGACCCCGATTATCCAGACGATgattttgaagatgatcTTGTACTATTTTCTGgtattgtttcttttgcacATGTACCAATCGCTCAATGCTTCAAGAACTCCTCACTAGCTATGGACATTGCAATTGTCGGTGCACCGTTCGACACTTCTGTATCCTATAGGCCGGGTGCTAGATTTGGACCAAATGGAATAAGACAGGGTTCAAGACGATTAGGAAATGGGATATCACCAGTAAGAGGGTTCCCTGGTTCGAGGTTGCGGAAATTGGATCCATACCATTCTGGATACTCCATCGTGGACTGTGGTGACATTCCGATGACTCCATTTGATAACAAGGTGGCCTTAAATCAATTATATAGAGGTCAAAGAGCTTTACACAATCACAAATCTCTACATCATCCAGAAAACCCTCCTCGGATTATCACACTTGGCGGAGACCATACTATTACACTAATGGCTTTGAGATCAGCTTATGAAAAGTATGGAAAATTATCAGTGATTCATTTTGATTCTCATCTTGACACATGGGATCCAAAAGTCATTGGAGGGAATATCTCTAAAAGAGCAGGTTTGAATCATGGTACTTTCCTTCACTTCGCGCATGAAAACGGTTATCTAAGCGATGATAGTAATGTTCATGTTGGTATTAGGGCCCCTTATGTGGCGCCAGGATTTTATGACGAGCAGCATGATTATGAATGTGGGTTTGACAAAATAGTGGCAAGGGACCTTGATATCATAAGCATTCCAGAAGTTGTGTCAAATATAAAAACACGTGTTGGGGATGGACCTGTCTATATAAGTGTCGACATTGATGTTGTCGATTTGGCATCAGCTCCAGGGACAGGAACTCCAGAAACAGGTGGCTTAACTTCTAGAGAACTTCTTACAATACTAGATGGCTTAGAAGGACTCAATGTTGTTGGTGCGGacattgttgaagttctACCAGCATTTGATACCAATGGGGATATCACAACTCTCATTGCTGCCCAAGTTGTGGATTCGATTTTAGGGCTAATGACTGTTGATTCCGTGCAAGAATAA
- the LYS14 gene encoding Lys14p: protein MVVGKDNGTGFDCLTPGSYASSQAISVEQHSQNPRSKQPLFTPRSKNGVSPVSTHQPEALTGTAFEGISFEDSINSPRPALVKNTPTSIGTSPNDASLTNLPPIGDVLHANHSMSSSSIMSSTDGSTGTPTSGTDNKVTKRKYSRNGCLECKRRRMKCDEGKPTCWQCARLSRNCIYVLNPKNKKRKPRKPKQEGNSVNHENTDTKPVNSQEGTQSDNNLLDAGLPNLIPTANIDAIDANLLIQNLNDIVNMKLNDSLINDELKDLEFNDLDFPDLNIPLINNSSEFSSVPISFLVDNTITFNTPLDSFKLGGIHDEYLRTFYYDCLDSIAPFFQNQSNPLRDILLSFAKKESYLLSAILAVGASIVHRKSNKVEDEKAYCGYLSHCLQLLGYQFKNENNVIKKIEPIILTVILLTWDCIYTMNSQWRSHLKGITELFKKINSGNSSKVLNVAKCWFKVMETFASISTVLGGALVEEADLDAIFDPYDFEYVESLKFMNITTSLNEFNLLRGHNEQFDLVIKEVFKTLNLVRSLERTSINSSHDGILTKNIDYLLYSNSNSEEFRDKLSYFNIQKIIVEIDRQLEYQFIDKSGVIPPDSALHPSNSKITDNSIDLVTLKSGEVVAVSWYDISHQTQVLSFLLIVLLKLLGIPKESIAVQQVVKKIMSFFRFLDSDNPPVNLRTCYSNFAVLIAGLNAIDEETKSLVRKYYDVNGSRFRRLTEHNLNRLEKVWSGNETKFNLEDQDVLTW from the coding sequence ACCCGGTTCATATGCCTCATCTCAGGCTATTAGTGTAGAGCAGCATTCACAGAATCCAAGATCGAAACAACCTCTATTTACACCAAGAAGCAAGAATGGTGTTTCGCCTGTTTCAACACACCAGCCAGAAGCACTTACAGGGACAGCTTTTGAAGGTATATCGTTTGAGGATAGTATCAATAGCCCCAGACCGGCACTAGTGAAGAACACACCCACTTCTATAGGCACGAGTCCTAACGATGCAAGTTTAACAAACCTACCTCCAATAGGAGATGTACTCCATGCAAATCATTCGATgtcgtcatcttcaatCATGTCATCTACTGACGGCTCCACTGGAACGCCTACCTCAGGAACTGATAACAAGGttaccaaaagaaaatactCTAGAAACGGCTGCCTCGAATGTAAGAGAAGGAGAATGAAGTGTGACGAAGGTAAGCCTACATGCTGGCAATGTGCTAGATTAAGCCGCAATTGTATTTATGTCCTGAATccaaagaacaagaaacgTAAACCCAGAAAACccaaacaagaaggaaactCGGTAAATCATGAGAATACCGATACAAAACCAGTTAACTCCCAAGAGGGCACGCAAAGCGATAATAATCTTTTGGATGCAGGACTGCCGAATCTTATACCAACAGCAAACATAGATGCTATAGATGCAAACCTTCTAATTCAAAATTTAAATGACATTGTGAACATGAAATTAAACGATTCTTTGATTAATGATGAACTAAAAGATTTAGAGTTTAATGATTTGGACTTTCCAGACCTTAATATACCACTTATCAACAACAGTTCTGAGTTTTCCTCAGTTCCAATATcatttcttgttgataACACAATCACTTTCAATACGCCGTTAGATTCTTTTAAATTAGGAGGTATACATGATGAATATCTTCGAACGTTTTATTATGATTGCTTGGACTCCATCGCACCTTTTTTCCAGAATCAAAGTAATCCACTCAGGGATATTCTACTGTCGTTTGCAAAAAAAGAGTCTTATCTTCTTTCAGCAATACTTGCAGTTGGCGCTTCTATAGTCCATCGGAAATCAAATAAAGTTGAGGATGAGAAAGCTTATTGCGGCTATTTGTCTCATTGTTTACAACTCCTTGGATAccaattcaaaaatgaaaataatgtTATTAAAAAGATTGAACCCATCATTCTAACAGTCATTCTGTTGACCTGGgattgtatatatactatgAATTCCCAATGGAGATCTCATTTAAAGGGTATTACtgaacttttcaagaaaattAATTCTGGAAACTCCTCCAAAGTTCTTAATGTTGCTAAATGCTGGTTCAAAGTGATGGAAACATTTGCAAGTATCAGTACTGTTCTAGGCGGTGCTCTTGTAGAAGAAGCGGACTTGGATGCTATTTTTGATCCATATGATTTTGAATATGTTGAGTCTTTGAAATTCATGAATATCACCACATCGCTAAATGAATTCAATCTCTTACGGGGTCATAATGAACAGTTCGATTTAGttatcaaagaagttttcAAGACCTTGAATTTAGTTAGATCGTTGGAAAGAACAAGTATTAATAGTAGTCATGATGGAATCTTGACTAAAAACATAGATTACTTGTTATATTCTAACTCAAACTCTGAAGAGTTCAGGGACAAATTGTCCtatttcaatattcaaaaaattattgttgaaattgataGACAACTAGAATATCAATTTATTGATAAGTCCGGTGTAATTCCTCCAGATAGTGCCTTGCACCCATCGAATAGTAAAATTACAGATAATTCCATTGATTTAGTAACGCTCAAAAGTGGAGAGGTAGTAGCAGTAAGTTGGTATGATATATCTCATCAAACACAAGTTCTTTCCTTTCTACTGATTGTCCTACTAAAACTTCTAGGTATACCGAAAGAATCGATTGCTGTGCAACAGGTCGTGAAAAAGATTATGTCTTTTTTCAGATTTTTGGATAGTGATAATCCACCAGTTAATCTTCGAACTTGTTATTCTAATTTTGCTGTCCTAATTGCTGGGCTAAACGCCATTGATGAGGAAACCAAAAGTCTTGTTCGTAAATACTATGATGTCAATGGATCCAGATTTAGAAGATTGACGGAACATAACTTGAATAGATTAGAAAAAGTTTGGAGTGGTAATGAAACCAAATTCAACCTTGAAGATCAAGATGTTTTAACTTGGTAA